In the genome of Gadus chalcogrammus isolate NIFS_2021 unplaced genomic scaffold, NIFS_Gcha_1.0 GACHA025, whole genome shotgun sequence, the window CTGTCCGCCCCAGTCCTGTCCGGATCAGGTTCTCCCGGCCGCTGGCGGGGAACTCGCCCGGGGGGGCactgcccgcccgcccgccagCCGAGGAGAACCCTTGGCGTGGCCGCGGCGGTGGAGGCGTCCGCGACAGAGTTCCCCGCCATACACGTCCTCTCACCCCCGCGCGGTCGGCCCGATCAGGCGGACACGGGCGAGTGTGTGTGGCAGGTTCACAgccagggccccggggcctcggggggggggggggggggggggacctcgcTGCCCACCCACATGCACTCAACCACACTAGTCGTCATGACAATAAAAGAGAGTCCATCACTCGCATGCACAGGTGGATGTCAGTCTGTGGTTGACCTCAACACGCACAACCCCTGTTTGTTTAGTGGGCTACGAGTCCGACTATTATTCAATATGAGCTGATGGTGAGCCATGGGGTGTTTTGATGGAATAAGGACTCCTGcttgtgcacgtgcatgtgcgagcctgcatgtgtgtctacgcgcgtacgtttgtgtgtgagtgtgtgtgcttaaagTGAAGGTGCATGGATGGATCGCCGTGATTGGATCCGAGCGGGTCCGTAAGGTCATTAGGTCGCGGCCCCAGGAGAGCCGCCGTGGGGGGGCGTACGGTAGGCGGGTCCTACCGGGACACCGGGCAGGAGGTCCGGCCGGGAGGAGGCTGTTGATGTCCGCGGCGCGGTGGTTAGCAGCCTGATTCCATCAAGCGCTGCATCAGCAGCGAGGAGCGACCCTTGGCCCCCCGCCTATTTATAAACGGCTCAGCGCATCAGTCAGAGGTATATCCACCACTGGAGCAGCAGAGCTGTAAATGATGCTAATATTCCTGCGTTTGTCGTTTGGGAGAAGGCGGAACGTCTTGGTATCTGCAGTCAGAGCGCCTATATGGCGTTTAGCTGGAGGGAGAATAGTTATTCGTTGGATTCTTTCTGAAGcagcctgctgctcctccacaaACTAACGGCTAAGTAGTGCAAATAAAACCCGATGAACTAAATACGACACACAAGTAAATACTTTAAAAcgtttttttattcattgaattcattttcattttcacataacacacacaaaaaaagaatcaccaacagatattcaaaatagaaaaaaaaaaaacactcccaGTCAGGTGGTGAGAGAATATGAAATACATCCGGAGAAATAGTTGGGATTCATCGCgaaaaataccccccccccaaaaaaaaagcacattGCACAGACACCCCTCCACATTTCATCATTTAGTATGCGAGTTGAAAAAATGACTGTGAGAGCGGTCCAAAATAACAACGCGCCAAAGAAAGCCACGGCGCATTCAAAACAGGCGTCTCGCTGAGCACCTCAGGCGCTGGGCTGAGGGGCCTACACGTAGAACACAGAGTTGAAGCGCTTCTTCAGAGCCGGGTCCTTCACGTTCGTCTGGCCGTACGGACACTACAGGAGGGAGATCAATATTTAAAGGTCAGATTAAAGGGGTGGTTCCAGGGGTTCAAACGTGGAAGGAGGAACACACGCTTTATCTCAATTTAAAGTGCTAATGTTATATCACACAAACATTCGCTTCGAAGCTGTTCATACTTTTGGTAAGTTTTTATGTGTTGTAATTTTCATTACGTTGTTGCAGTAGAAAGTGTGAGATTCAGTGCAaacataaatgctgtaattCGGAGTAACCCCCAAAACTGCATGGGGTGGCAGTACACACTAATAACTCTTAGACTTGTTTAAAATGCGTTTCCGAACAACAATTTAGGGCAGCACAGGTTAGACTCCGTTGGCCAAACAAACAGCCCTCATTttggaaaaaacacaaatgcgCTTTCTGCTGTTTTAATTTCAGCAGAAACATAGAATTAGGTGTGCCATAACCTTTTCATTGTATCAAATATGGTAAATGTAAAAAGGGACGTGGTATAGGACAGAAAGGACAAAgttaagccacacacacacacacacacacacacacacacatcacacacacacacacacacacacacacacacacacacacacacacacacacacacacacacacacacacacacacacacgcacacacagttttaATTTCAGCAGAACAATTGAATCAAGCGAGCCTCCACCTTTCCGCTGCATCATTGATGTTAATTCTAAAAAGGGGCCGCGACTTAAGTCTGAGAGAACAGCTCCGAACCGGCAACCACGACACAGAAAGGACCagacgcagccacacacacgacAGCAGACGCCTCCGAGAGAACGTGTGCGGAGCCAGGAGCCCCGGCGGAATGAAAGGAGAGCGCAAAACACCACCCACGTGTCTGCACGCGCTCCCACAGCACGTCCCTCTCCGGAGGTGAGCGTGCTCGGTGAAGACCTTGTACCCGGTGGAGGGGTCGCGGTACAGCTGCTGCTCCGCCTGAACACAATGGAGACCCCGATTcagcacctccacacacacacacacacacacacacataaacaatgcACAAGCACATACTCGCGCTCACCCAAAACAGATTGCCGGGGGTCAGGGAGAAGGTATAAATGGGTGACCTCTTTACTGGGAAACAGATGTAGGAACCAGCAGAGATCTTAGGGAGCCAATAAATTATTTTCATGGAGTCATTATTTTCATTAAGCCCAGATCCTTTTAGTGATCGTCTTGTACCTACGAGTGATTAACGCCTTTGGAACAGGTAAGATGTATgttctcgctgtgtgtgtgtgtgtgtgtgtgtgtgtgtgtgcgcctgtaaCACCCCCACGGCCACCACCTTAAGAAAAACAAACCCACCGACCAGAAGATCTTACCAGGCAAATAATAAGCATTGCCATGCTATTGGAAGCGTTCATTTTGCACAgattcacacaaacactttatGCAAGCAAAAAGCCCCGAACTCCTCAACCATTCCTTTGGAAGTTAGAAAACGTCATCTCCCAGTCTGTTTCAAACTAGAAGCCCACTAGTTGGTGAGCTCTGACAGGCCACAAAGGGAGAACGGCCCCGGGCATTCTGGTGACATGGCCTGTCATTTCAGATGCCATCGCAGGGCTGCATAGTGAGAGTGGCATCTCTAAGGCCGACCCTTGTGTTGTGCTTTTCCCACCCAGGCATTACTGCGCACTGCAGGTCACGGCCAAGTTGCTACAACTTTATCCAGCAGCCCCGAATACAATATTTAATACAGATAGAGCCGCAGGCGTGCTGAATGACACTATGAAAGAGCCACAACAACCGCTTCAGCAGAGGAGCTCCGGGAAGTCAGTAGGTGAAGTTGAATGCTGGTGTTGGCGAACTTGTACACTAGAAAACATTGATCAGGGAATAGTAAAGCGGGCAGATGGACTCTTTATAGTTTGGTAGCATAACGTTGTAGATGTTTCTATAAAACGACTACTGGTGGTTGATGTGTTAACATGTAGGCTATAGGTTGGGACACATATTGCATTCATCTTACCTCACATGCCTCTCTATGCGCTTTGTGAATGGCATATTCTTCATCTGTGAGCGTTTTGGCGACACTACCTGCAGCTTCATTCTTCATTTCGCCTTTCGTGTTTGTATCACGCAGAGTTTGTCTTGACATCGTTAAAAACCTTTTAAGATCATTTCGGCTACGGGTCAGACTGATAACCAAAATCCTGCCCTGGCAGCTTTTACACAACACGTTAAAGGGACTCATCTCCTATGCGTCAAGATGTGCCAAAGCTCACGTCTTTTTGGAGTGGCTTCTTACGCGCAAAGCGCCCGCCATAGTTTAAAAAGATCGActgggaggaaggaaaagagGGGGAAAAGGGAACGACATTGAACAACAACAGTCACGTAGACTGTGTTATAACGCTGTCTTAAGGCATGGGAAGACTGCATCAACACagcctgttgtgtgtgttcgtgaccACTTCCTCCGTGCTGGTCGCCAGACATGTGACCGACTGGAGAACCGGACCACTCATCCACGCAGCGCCTCTTCTGGTCAGACCCAGAAACTGCACTACTGGGTTATTACATGATAGATCATCGAGGATGATGTACATTATTGCTTTaaaattatacattttcttattatatgtttatattatatacatattagATATAACCTTATAACAAAAGATAACACACATCACATTGGTAATCATAATACACTGTGAAACCTCCACCATCCACCAACACTTAAACTTGATATCACTTGTTTATTCTATTGTATAAAATATACTTTACAACATGCATGTACATAACATGTTCACAACATGCGCCCTGACGGGTTTAAAGAATGGACCTGCATCCACCCAACACCGATTGAGCAGTGATTCAGTGTGAGGTTTGTAATGACACCACAGGGTTAATGAGGGGACGTTGAAGATGGTTCTCAAGGTTATCTGCTGCTGAAGGCCACCTCTCTGACAATGTGCAGAGTCGGAGCTCAGGCTAATGAAGGCTGACAAGTGTCTTAGCCTGACATCATGGGGTCATTTCACCCTCAAACCGATTCTACAATCATAGTCAACATACACTTAAGAAGGTggatatctgtctgtctgtctgtctgtctgtctgtctgtctgtctgtctgtctgtctgtctgtctgtctgtctgtctgtctgtctgtctgtctgtctgtctgtctgtctctctctctctctctctctctctctctctctctctctctctctctctctctctctctctctctctctctctctctctctctctctctctctctctctagctgtctgtctgtctgtctatctatttatctgtctatatatctatctgtaTTTATCTGTATTCATCTGTCTCTAACTATGTTATCTCTTGTATGATAAGGGGCAGCAGGTGTAGCCTTGCATACGGGTGTCTGAAACAGCATGTCGCAGTCTTCTTCTGCTGCGTAATTAACTTCATATCAGGCTGGTGAGCTGGCTGTGATCCAGACAGGCTCTCCGGAGACGAGCGCATGGTTACAATCACCACGGGACAACCCCACACCTCGTGAAACCAATCCATGTATTAATGTGTATTGAGCTGTACGTATAGCGACTGTATTAATATGCCAATACTGTATATAGCCtaattcagaaaaaaaactgTAGAACGCCTCGGTATACAAATTTCGAATCGAGATTAAGTTTAATCTACACCTTAAAAGCATAGTGTGTTGCGAAAAAACGGGTGACGTCACGGTGTAAGGTGCGCGTCCGACGAGCTGACGTCACTAATCTCTGACAGCACTTCCTGGAGTGGGGTTTGTTGTGGGAAACACCGACGCCGTGTTGGCCGACACGGGCTTCCTCAACgccacggcagcagcagcagcagcagcagcagcagcagcacgccaAAGGCACCCAGAGATTCACCCTTGAGTGATGTCGCCGTTTTCCAACGGTACCACATAGACGCCACCGATCACGGAGGAGCGGAACGCGAGGATAGATCCGTCCCCGGGAAGCCCAGAGAGCTGCAGACAGCCTGTGCTGTCGCAATGTTGTGAGCCATGGACAGCAGAATAAAGTAAGGCACGACTTTTTTGTGCGTTTTAACCTAGATCGGAGGTGCCTGACGCGGTCAGAGGTGGTGTCGTGACCCGGTGGAAGGTCCGAGATGCGGAGGAATGTGTGGTGTAATTTGATCCATCCTCACCGGGTGGAGTAAGTAAGCAGGCAGGCCAGCTGGCCGCATTTAGGTCAGCCTGCTGGGCTGTCTCGCGTTAGCTGACCACACGTTAACACGTCCTGCTGGTCCACCGCGGAGAGCGAACACGTTGCCTTTGGCACCGagtctcctctcccttctcgaTAGTCATGTGATCATTGATTGTTCACCCTCTGACAATGCTAACGCCTGACCCAATGTGCAATACCGACTGTGTGGCCCAACAATTACACTCCGAGTGGCATCATGTATCGGTCAATGTGATACATTGATTCACGTCCAACTATGTGCATTCCCAGCTGTTTCAATTATTGTCCCTCTGTGTGATAACCCTCTTAACGCTGTGTTCTGTTCTTCTGTTTCAGAGAGAACCCTGAACGAACCTTTGATTTAGTTCTACAGGTGGCCTGCCCCAAATCTGCAAATGAAGGTAGGTGTCCTTAtttactcttttttttatctttgcGTTTGAATGTTACAATAATGTCTGCGTATTAACGTACGTTTTCAAATAGCATTGTCATGTTAATCCGTCGGTTTTTGAGATGCATGGCTTAACTATGTTATGTGGGTTAGTTATCATGCGTTCCAGACACTGATTGACGTAGAGCATCAATAACTATTGTTTTAGACCTAACAGAGGTACTTTAGGCCACATCTCCCGGGCCAGAGAGCCTACACTTCATCACATGTTGGTCTGAGTCAGGGCAGAGCACACTGAGGGCCCTCATTATGTCTGTTGTTTGTCCTGCGTTCTCCGGCTAACCCGTGCAGAAACCTGACAACAGGCCCAGGCAGTGCTCTGTGTAACGTAGAATACAAGGGGATGGTTTTAGGCTATTCTTCCCTACTGGCCGGTCTCCTCGCTGACCAGTCGCtgactgcaccccccccccccaaacccctcttATGCAATTATTGTTTGttctacgtcctggcacttaatgtacacacttattgtatgttgtacgtcctggcacttaatgtatgcacttattctATGTTGTACAtcattgcacttaaaaatagtacagcatcttaccctagctatcttttggttgtatacggggaatgggttaacctagcgattgttagtgcttggcactccttactgtaccgacagcgattaTATTGTTTTCTTCActctcttctgacaaatgtatttattgtaagtcgctttggataaaatcgtctgctaaacgccctgaatgttaaTGTAGCCGAGACATTACAACAGCATATCCGTCTTTTACCAGCATGGGAACATAAACACAGTTAAGTACAGGTGAGTCTCCAGGGACTCGCCGCAGTAAAGCACCACGTTGGAGCAGTGTTTCACCCCTGGCTCCCAGGGCTGGTCTGAGGTTCGAGGGCCTTTCAGTGGAGGGCTTACTGGCTCAGCTGCTGAGTGGAAGTCGACTGAGGGAAAGTTCTCCTTGGAAGTAGTTTGAGATGAGACTCGAGATAAGGTTTAAGAGCGTGTGATCCGGGGTCCGCCTCGCATCCGGACCTGTGATCTTTTGGGCGTCGCTCCTTGGCGGGCTAAACCCACACGCCCATGTCAAACAGAGCAGCCTTCATTGGATAGAACATGCCCCATACTGCCAAATACTAAATCCTGATTGAATAGAACGGGCCCCATACTGCCGCCTACTAAATCCTGATTGGATATAACAGGCCCCATACTGCCACATACTTAATCCTCGTTGGATACCTTTCCGGTTTGGCAAGTGGTTGTGATTTCTAGAATGTCACTTGATTTGggcctgtgtgtttttatggttCATGGTTTTGATAGATTGATAACTGTACTATCaatattgtgttttttatgtctAACATTGACTTTGGCAATAGTTTGTTGAATGACCTGCTACCAATCATGCTGAAACAGTCCTGCAAGGACTTCGGTTATACATTTGAACTTGATAAACGGTTTCTGAATTTCGAGATGCAGGAATGCTCAAGCATGAATACTGCCTTTCTCAGACATGGAGTCCTCACTTTGTCTCACTTCTGCAAAGTGGTGTTTGGAACAGTGTTCATTGCAGAGCTACTGCACACGGTAATCGGACAATGGATTTGATTCAGGGCTCTGAAGCCTCCACAATCAACTCCAACCAGAGATGCATCTCTCTCTGGCCAAGATGAGGGCATCCAACCAAAGAATAGAAGTATACATTCAGGAGTATTCTTCCCACTGCTCTGCAGACgcaagaaaacaacagtgtagaGTAATGCAACCGACACTGGCTATATTTAAgtcgccatggcaacacatTTTACAGCGTTAAAGGCATTAAGAGAAGTGGGACAAGGTTTGAGCTTGCTCAAATTTCTCATATCTCCATAAAAGGCAGGAGATGCAAGTTCTATACCTCTTGGTAATTGTTGTTTGGTTCCTGTTATGGTGTAGTTTTCAACCGACTATCGTTCTGTGTCGATTTTCTTTAATGTTGAACAGTTTCTGGTTAGAGTTTTTACGGGACCCATACTAGTCTGACTTCAAACCACATCCTCTCTGTGTGATATGAAACCTAGCACTTACATGCCCGGTGTGTTATCAGGAAGTTTCACGCCTTAAGATGCTTAAAATCTACTCCTCTGCTAATCGGACAATCTATTGACACAGATTGTGACTAATAAGTGGGTACaattcacacaaacacttgcGCTATGGAATAGTGAGTGCAATGCACTTGAATTTTTGGCGTACTCTTTGTCACAAACCAGAACAAAGTTGTTTAATTTGTGTTGCTTGCTCACTGTTGTGCTATAGTTTTATGAGCAAGCACAATCCACGTTCTTAAAGTGTTGTCAGTCAGTTGAATGACACTACAAGGTATAGACTTGCCTTCAGTACTTTAGGATGCATGTGTTGAGCAACAAGGAAGCTACTTTTGCGTGGCGGCAGCAATGATGAGGATGCAGGTTTATTTTCTTGCTTTGTCTTGACACTGGTGGTTTCTCCACCCCCACTCAAATCCTGCGTGTAAAGAAAAGACTGGCGATCAGTGGCTCATGTACATGCGAACGGGGGGTGTCTCGGTCATATGGAAACTGCCAGCAGGAATAGGCTCTTTCCTGTCCCAGCCACAAACAATTAGCTAATGCATTAATTTCCTCACAGTGGTGCAATCACTCTTATGAAAACGTAAGTCAATATTCTA includes:
- the cunh1orf53 gene encoding uncharacterized protein C1orf53 homolog isoform X2 — its product is MSPFNVLCKSCQGRILVISLTRSRNDLKRFLTMSRQTLRDTNTKGEMKNEAAGSVAKTLTDEEYAIHKAHREACEVLNRGLHCVQAEQQLYRDPSTGYKVFTEHAHLRRGTCCGSACRHCPYGQTNVKDPALKKRFNSVFYV
- the cunh1orf53 gene encoding uncharacterized protein C1orf53 homolog isoform X1, which translates into the protein MSPFNVLCKSCQGRILVISLTRSRNDLKRFLTMSRQTLRDTNTKGEMKNEAAGSVAKTLTDEEYAIHKAHREACEISAGSYICFPVKRSPIYTFSLTPGNLFWAEQQLYRDPSTGYKVFTEHAHLRRGTCCGSACRHCPYGQTNVKDPALKKRFNSVFYV
- the cunh1orf53 gene encoding uncharacterized protein C1orf53 homolog isoform X3 → MSPFNVLCKSCQGRILVISLTRSRNDLKRFLTMSRQTLRDTNTKGEMKNEAAGSVAKTLTDEEYAIHKAHREACEAEQQLYRDPSTGYKVFTEHAHLRRGTCCGSACRHCPYGQTNVKDPALKKRFNSVFYV